The Meriones unguiculatus strain TT.TT164.6M chromosome 1, Bangor_MerUng_6.1, whole genome shotgun sequence genome has a segment encoding these proteins:
- the LOC110552654 gene encoding paraneoplastic antigen-like protein 8A: MSEPVAMSLLEDWCRGMGMDIHRSLLVTGIPEHCGHAEIEETLNGVLLPLGAYRVLNKMFLRQENVKAALVEVGEGVNLSSVPREFPARGGVWRVVRRDPTQDAEFLKNLKEFLDAEGRTWEDVVRLLRLNHHPPFPNPNQPPPNWAETLGLLLGAVVQVIFYVDAEIRSREEEARAEEAAEAELMVAGASTARRRVKTEPGLGLEVGSAFRMQDRNFWKNTEDRDPPKPLVRRAGGKIRPRRRKQKKTPKQEPTCWRNPQGSNYNDKAYLEAAQTAAATQSSEIPESVKGNRKPFVKQEEPVWKKKRVWKDPRDFPRSTLSTAESPENREDSDQDSGSESPPKKRAMTWASSKIPAPMRKKKRMSLGSLSYVLVDSGATRNKPVTLKKGPGSRRALSAPRAPQATQPADVPASTPRAQKTKPAGFLCVSKDSRKL; encoded by the exons ATGTCGGAGCCTGTGGCCATGAGCCTGCTGGAGGACTGGTGCCGGGGCATGGGGATGGACATCCACAGGTCCCTGCTGGTCACTGGCATCCCCGAGCACTGCGGCCACGCAGAAATCGAGGAGACTCTGAATGGGGTTCTCTTGCCACTGGGCGCATACCGTGTGCTCAACAAAATGTTTCTGAGGCAAGAGAACGTCAAGGCTGCCCTCGTGGAGGTTGGCGAAGGTGTGAACCTGAGCTCCGTACCCCGCGAGTTCCCGGCGAGGGGCGGTGTCTGGAGAGTGGTCCGCAGAGACCCCACCCAGGACGCTGAGTTCTTAAAAAATCTGAAGGAATTCTTGGACGCGGAAGGGCGCACCTGGGAGGATGTGGTGCGGCTGTTGAGGCTTAACCACCACCCGCCGTTTCCGAACCCAAACCAGCCTCCACCGAACTGGGCAGAAACCCTGGGGTTGCTCCTGGGCGCGGTGGTCCAGGTCATCTTCTACGTGGATGCTGAAATCCGCAGTCGCGAGGAGGAAGCGAGGGCTGAGGAGGCCGCCGAGGCTGAGTTGATGGTGGCCGGGGCTTCGACAGCGAGGAGGAGGGTGAAGACGGAACCCGGGCTGGGCCTAGAGGTGGGCTCGGCTTTCAGGATGCAGGACAGAAACTTCTGGAAGAACACAGAGGACCGTGACCCTCCAAAACCTCTGGTTCGCAGGGCTGGAGGTAAGATTCGCCCcaggagaaggaagcagaaaaaaactCCTAAGCAAGAACCAACATGCTGGAGAAACCCGCAAGGCAGTAATTACAATGATAAAGCTTATTTGGAAGCCGCTCAAACTGCTGCCGCTACCCAAAGCTCAGAAATCCCAGAGTCCGTCAAGGGCAACAGAAAACCCTTTGTGAAACAGGAGGAGCCagtttggaagaagaaaagagtctGGAAAGATCCCCGCGATTTTCCTCGTAGTACGCTGTCCACAGCTGAGAGCCCCGAGAATCGAGAGGACTCGGATCAAGACAGTGGTTCAGAGAGCCCCCCGAAGAAGAGAGCCATGACCTGGGCCTCAAGCAAGATCCCCGCCCCcatgagaaagaagaagaggatgagCTTAGGATCTCTCTCTTATGTGCTGGTTGATTCTGGAGCCACCAGGAACAAACCGGTGACTCTCAAGAAAGGGCCTGGTTCCAGGAGGGCTCTGTCCGCTCCCAGGGCTCCTCAGGCGACCCAACCCGCTGATGTACCCGCTTCAACACCCAGGGCTCAGAAGACCAAGCcggcaggctttctctgtgtctcaAAAG ATTCCAGAAAGCTATGA